One genomic window of Geoanaerobacter pelophilus includes the following:
- a CDS encoding sensor domain-containing diguanylate cyclase, translated as MDIDKDKGAPEAKLRRQAEECLPTETATERHHRAKEEYQRLIHELEVYRIEMERQNAELRQAQEYAENIVETVREPLVVLDADLKILTANQSFYATFKVTPEATIGNFIYDLGNRQWDIPKLRVLFEEILPHDTVFNDYEVEHDFQGIGRKTILLNARQIFRENIGSHIILLAMEDITDRKRLETEIQDAREYAEDIVETVREPLVVLDADLKILTANQSFYETFKVTPEATIGNFIYDLGNRQWDIPKLRILFEEILPHDTVFNGYEVEHDFQGIGRKIILLNARQIFRENIGSHIILLAMEDITDRKEIEEALRHVSTHDSLTGLYNRAFFDEELERLAHGRMFPLSIVMADVNDLKAVNDTLGHAAGDNLIRSAARIILHAFRGEDIVARIGGDEFAVLLPGTDEKVAEEAVMRVKNSPEIINGQVSIAFGIASAENKEQLAKALKLGDERMYQDKSLQKES; from the coding sequence ATGGATATCGATAAGGACAAGGGAGCGCCGGAAGCAAAACTGCGTCGCCAGGCTGAAGAGTGTTTGCCGACGGAAACTGCGACTGAGCGCCACCACCGGGCAAAGGAAGAGTATCAAAGGCTCATCCATGAACTTGAGGTCTACCGGATCGAGATGGAGAGGCAGAATGCCGAGCTGCGGCAAGCCCAGGAATATGCCGAAAATATCGTCGAAACCGTGCGCGAGCCGCTTGTAGTGCTGGATGCCGACCTGAAGATTCTCACCGCCAACCAAAGCTTCTATGCCACCTTCAAGGTAACGCCGGAAGCAACCATTGGCAATTTCATCTATGACCTCGGCAACCGGCAATGGGACATCCCCAAACTGAGGGTTCTCTTTGAGGAGATCCTCCCCCACGATACCGTATTCAATGACTATGAGGTCGAGCATGATTTCCAGGGGATCGGTCGCAAGACCATTCTGCTCAATGCCCGGCAGATTTTCCGGGAAAATATCGGCTCCCATATAATTCTGCTGGCCATGGAAGATATTACCGACCGCAAACGGTTGGAAACGGAAATCCAGGATGCCAGGGAATATGCCGAGGATATTGTCGAAACCGTGCGTGAGCCGCTGGTAGTGCTGGATGCCGACCTGAAGATTCTCACTGCCAACCAAAGCTTCTATGAAACCTTCAAGGTAACGCCGGAAGCAACCATCGGCAATTTCATCTATGACCTCGGTAACCGGCAATGGGACATCCCCAAACTGCGAATACTCTTTGAGGAAATCCTTCCCCACGATACCGTATTCAATGGCTATGAAGTCGAGCATGATTTCCAGGGGATCGGTCGCAAGATCATTCTGCTCAACGCCCGGCAGATTTTCCGGGAAAATATCGGCTCGCATATTATCCTGCTGGCCATGGAAGATATTACCGACCGTAAAGAAATAGAAGAGGCGCTCCGTCACGTCAGCACTCACGATAGCTTGACCGGTCTCTATAACCGGGCGTTTTTCGATGAAGAACTAGAGCGGCTTGCCCATGGCAGGATGTTTCCCCTGAGTATCGTCATGGCAGATGTCAACGACCTCAAAGCAGTTAACGATACCTTGGGACATGCCGCAGGGGATAATCTGATCCGTTCAGCGGCGCGGATTATCCTGCATGCCTTCAGGGGGGAGGACATCGTTGCCCGTATCGGCGGAGACGAGTTTGCCGTGCTTCTTCCGGGAACAGACGAAAAGGTTGCAGAAGAAGCGGTCATGAGGGTCAAGAACTCCCCTGAAATCATCAATGGCCAGGTTAGCATCGCCTTCGGCATTGCGTCCGCAGAAAACAAAGAACAGCTCGCCAAGGCGTTAAAACTCGGGGATGAACGGATGTATCAGGACAAATCGTTACAGAAGGAATCGTAG
- a CDS encoding HD domain-containing phosphohydrolase: MKHHGTMIKAPARTPFSDLSGIDQSLINSELRYRRLFETAQDGILILNAETGLISDVNPYLIEMLGYSREEFVEKKLWEVGAFKDVEASRNSFLALQKNKYIRYENLPLKTKGGRLVPVEFVSNVYLVGEEKVIQCNIRDISDRKRAEAALRAKDEANWSLIENLEDHWLLIKHLPIGVVVHAPDTRIVMCNPEASQLLGKSPDQMLGKGAGDPYWHFVHEDGTRLTEEELPVNQVVASGHLLKNFVMGIIRGTDEESWVLVNAYPEFGSDEQLRQVVVTLADISNIKCAEERIQRHLEHLTALVEIDRAINFSFDLNLSMTTLLTHVIVQLEVDAADVLLFNPQSRTLEFVAGRGFNTKTIEHVRQPLGEGYAGGAAQERSMVHVPDLTKEHDSFLGEILLAGEEFVSYFGVPLIAKGQLMGVLEVFHRSPQSHDENWLDFLKALAAQAAIAIDNVTLFDNLQRSNIELAQAYNATIEGWSRALELRDNETEGHTQRVAVLTVKLARLFGLSDEELVQVRWGALLHDIGKMAIPDAILLKHDSLTEAEWVVMRNHTAFAFEMLSPIRYLRSALDIPYSHHEKWDGTGYPLGLKGDQIPLAARIFAVVDVWDALRSDRRYRSSWSVEKVREHLRSLSGTHFDPHVVKVCLDSDVLIY; encoded by the coding sequence ATGAAACACCATGGAACAATGATAAAAGCACCAGCAAGAACGCCCTTCTCAGACCTGTCCGGGATAGATCAGTCGCTCATAAATTCGGAACTGCGTTATCGCCGCCTCTTCGAAACCGCCCAGGACGGTATTTTGATCCTCAATGCCGAGACGGGATTGATCAGTGACGTCAACCCCTATCTGATCGAGATGCTGGGGTACTCGCGGGAAGAGTTTGTGGAAAAGAAACTCTGGGAAGTCGGCGCGTTCAAGGATGTCGAGGCCAGCAGAAATTCCTTCCTGGCACTGCAGAAGAACAAGTATATCCGCTACGAAAACCTGCCGCTCAAAACCAAAGGCGGTCGTCTGGTGCCGGTTGAATTCGTCAGCAACGTCTATCTGGTCGGCGAGGAAAAGGTCATCCAGTGCAACATCCGTGACATCAGCGACCGCAAGCGGGCCGAAGCCGCCTTACGGGCGAAGGACGAAGCGAACTGGTCGCTGATCGAAAATCTTGAAGATCACTGGCTGCTGATCAAACATCTTCCCATCGGTGTTGTTGTCCATGCCCCTGATACCCGGATCGTCATGTGTAACCCCGAAGCCTCGCAACTACTCGGCAAGTCACCGGATCAGATGCTGGGCAAAGGCGCTGGCGATCCGTACTGGCACTTCGTCCACGAGGACGGCACTCGGCTGACAGAAGAGGAGTTACCGGTCAATCAGGTAGTTGCCTCGGGACATCTGCTTAAGAATTTTGTCATGGGGATCATCCGCGGCACTGACGAAGAATCATGGGTGCTGGTGAATGCCTATCCCGAGTTTGGCAGTGACGAGCAGTTGCGGCAGGTTGTGGTCACCTTAGCGGACATCAGCAATATCAAGTGTGCGGAGGAACGGATACAACGGCACCTGGAACATCTGACCGCTTTGGTTGAAATAGACCGCGCCATCAATTTCAGCTTTGATTTGAATCTCAGCATGACCACACTCCTTACCCATGTCATTGTCCAGTTGGAGGTTGACGCTGCTGACGTCCTGCTGTTCAACCCCCAATCACGGACGCTGGAATTTGTCGCTGGCCGCGGTTTTAACACCAAAACCATTGAACATGTACGTCAGCCGCTGGGCGAAGGGTATGCCGGTGGCGCAGCACAGGAACGGAGCATGGTCCATGTCCCTGATCTGACAAAAGAACACGACAGCTTTCTGGGTGAAATCCTGTTAGCTGGTGAAGAATTTGTCAGTTACTTCGGTGTGCCATTGATAGCGAAAGGCCAGCTCATGGGGGTGCTGGAAGTTTTTCATCGTTCTCCCCAGTCACACGATGAAAACTGGCTCGATTTCCTCAAAGCACTGGCGGCCCAGGCCGCAATTGCTATCGATAATGTCACCCTGTTCGACAACCTGCAGCGCTCTAACATCGAACTGGCCCAGGCCTATAACGCCACCATCGAAGGTTGGTCGCGGGCGCTGGAACTGCGCGACAATGAGACTGAAGGGCACACCCAGCGGGTTGCGGTGTTGACCGTAAAACTGGCGCGCCTGTTCGGATTGAGCGATGAAGAGCTGGTGCAGGTCCGCTGGGGCGCACTGCTGCACGACATCGGCAAGATGGCTATTCCGGACGCGATTTTGTTAAAACACGATTCGCTGACCGAAGCAGAATGGGTTGTAATGAGGAATCACACCGCTTTTGCCTTTGAAATGCTCTCCCCCATCCGCTACCTGCGCTCGGCACTCGACATCCCCTACTCCCATCATGAAAAGTGGGACGGCACCGGTTACCCGCTCGGCTTGAAAGGCGACCAGATCCCCCTTGCTGCGCGCATCTTTGCCGTGGTTGACGTCTGGGATGCCCTGAGATCAGACCGCCGCTACCGCTCCTCCTGGTCGGTAGAAAAGGTACGTGAACACCTCCGATCACTATCAGGTACACACTTTGATCCGCATGTTGTCAAAGTCTGCCTTGATTCAGACGTCCTCATTTATTAA
- a CDS encoding hotdog domain-containing protein: MPRPNDTTFHQTLALGSSPELRRRFMVLDEPIQGNLRFGLLLEVLDKIAEETALNYVNRYHPEARVVTAAIDDIYVRHAADLTRDIAFHARINHVGRSSLVVGIRVEQPGDPVNHIASCHFTMVARSGTGDNATSVALPPLEYLDATEQKRAAKAVASREEYQRQQTLLSEPPSREEFEMLVKLHQALDEPDLSAGRRVQDEACFRGYKAGRLVTDSWERMYPEKENVPRSIFGGYLIRKAFEISAICSDQVAPDRSIIAAVTRINFFQPVRIGDTLHFTSRVIYTRDSFICVEASIERTSRDRTTKALSNSCYFTFANVDSALAHQPVPQIYPATYAEDTRYLAAHRSLKSLVEHHNII, translated from the coding sequence ATGCCCAGACCCAACGATACAACCTTTCATCAGACACTGGCACTTGGGAGTTCTCCGGAACTGCGCCGCCGTTTCATGGTGCTGGATGAGCCGATTCAGGGGAACCTCCGCTTCGGCCTCCTGCTGGAGGTACTGGATAAAATCGCCGAAGAGACGGCGCTTAACTATGTGAACCGCTATCATCCCGAGGCACGAGTGGTAACGGCTGCCATCGACGACATTTATGTCCGTCACGCGGCTGACCTGACCCGTGACATCGCCTTCCATGCCCGCATCAACCATGTGGGGCGCTCGTCCCTCGTGGTCGGCATCCGGGTAGAGCAACCGGGCGACCCGGTCAACCATATCGCCTCTTGCCATTTCACCATGGTTGCCCGCTCCGGCACTGGCGACAACGCGACCAGCGTTGCCTTGCCGCCGCTGGAGTATCTGGACGCAACGGAACAGAAACGGGCCGCCAAGGCCGTGGCCAGTCGTGAAGAGTACCAGCGGCAGCAAACATTGCTGTCAGAGCCTCCCTCGCGCGAGGAGTTCGAAATGCTCGTCAAGCTTCACCAGGCCTTGGATGAACCGGATTTATCAGCTGGGCGACGAGTCCAGGATGAGGCATGCTTCAGGGGGTACAAGGCCGGTCGCCTGGTCACCGATTCCTGGGAACGGATGTATCCGGAAAAGGAGAATGTTCCTCGCTCCATCTTCGGCGGCTATCTTATCAGGAAAGCATTTGAGATCTCAGCCATCTGCTCCGACCAAGTGGCCCCTGATCGCTCGATAATTGCGGCTGTTACCAGGATCAACTTCTTTCAGCCGGTGCGAATCGGCGATACGCTCCACTTTACCTCGCGGGTGATCTACACCCGCGATAGCTTTATCTGTGTTGAGGCCAGCATCGAGCGAACCAGCCGCGACCGTACCACCAAGGCGCTTTCCAACTCCTGCTACTTCACATTCGCTAATGTGGATAGCGCACTGGCACACCAACCGGTGCCGCAAATCTATCCGGCCACCTATGCTGAGGATACCCGCTACCTGGCTGCCCACCGGAGTTTGAAGTCACTGGTCGAGCACCATAACATAATTTAA
- a CDS encoding DUF378 domain-containing protein — protein sequence MKVLDIIVTSLLIIGALNWGLVGFFGFNLVGALFGEATAITRVVYALVGLCGLYEAFNFTVGYEAMHHRWCDIAH from the coding sequence ATGAAAGTGCTGGATATCATTGTTACCAGTTTACTCATTATTGGTGCTCTGAACTGGGGGCTGGTAGGGTTCTTCGGCTTTAATCTGGTAGGAGCGCTTTTTGGTGAAGCAACTGCAATTACGCGGGTCGTCTATGCATTAGTCGGGCTGTGTGGCCTTTATGAGGCATTTAATTTCACCGTTGGTTATGAAGCCATGCATCATCGGTGGTGTGACATAGCTCATTAA
- the ftsH gene encoding ATP-dependent zinc metalloprotease FtsH, whose amino-acid sequence MNPSTWRTFMLMMVIAILFNLGYSYFQSNINQSAEISYSRFRSELAANNLKKVRFKGTATSGEFLKKVQLPGMVQGKEVTREVGAFTTTMPAIADPGLLAELADKKVEITAVSPEASPFFSILIAMLPLLLIIGAWWYLSRNARNQGPAGMFGNFAKSGAKMYGTGEKVNVSFEDVAGMENSKQELKEIVDYLKEPAHFRRIGGKVPKGVLLVGPPGTGKTLLARAVAGEAGVNFFTISASQFIEMFVGVGASRVRDLFSSAKKGSPSIIFIDEIDAVGRSRGTGFGGGHDEREQTLNQLLSEMDGFDQHEEVIVLAATNRPDVLDPALLRPGRFDRHVVIERPDWRDREKILRVHTRKITMAEEIDYITIAKGTPGMTGADLENLVNEAAILASRENAATVTMAHLEQAKDKLLMGGERKMVISDNEKRITAYHEAGHTLIARLLPGTDPIHKVTIIPHGMALGITQQLPEDDRYHYPRSYLEKRICVALGGRSAERLVFGEVSTGAQSDLKMVTDLAEKMVCQWGMSEKVGPVTFSRGEEHPFLGRKLAEEKGFSEEMAWRIDQEITAIILHEEEAADELLRDNRDRLDVLAAALQEEETLDSARVDEILQLATAVRPRS is encoded by the coding sequence ATGAACCCGTCTACCTGGCGCACCTTTATGCTGATGATGGTAATCGCGATCCTTTTTAATCTCGGTTACAGCTATTTCCAGAGCAATATCAACCAGAGTGCTGAGATCAGCTACAGCCGCTTCCGCAGTGAACTTGCCGCCAATAACCTGAAAAAAGTCAGGTTCAAGGGGACAGCGACCAGCGGTGAATTCCTGAAAAAGGTCCAGCTGCCGGGGATGGTGCAAGGTAAAGAGGTCACCAGGGAAGTAGGCGCCTTTACCACAACGATGCCGGCAATAGCAGACCCAGGGCTGCTTGCCGAACTGGCCGATAAAAAGGTGGAGATCACGGCCGTATCTCCCGAAGCATCGCCTTTTTTTTCCATTCTGATCGCCATGCTCCCCTTGCTGCTGATCATTGGCGCCTGGTGGTACTTATCGCGCAATGCCCGCAACCAGGGGCCGGCAGGGATGTTTGGCAACTTTGCCAAATCCGGAGCCAAGATGTACGGCACCGGGGAGAAGGTCAATGTTAGCTTTGAAGATGTCGCTGGCATGGAGAACAGCAAGCAGGAGCTGAAGGAGATTGTCGATTATCTGAAGGAACCGGCACATTTTCGCCGCATTGGCGGCAAGGTGCCGAAGGGGGTACTGCTGGTCGGCCCTCCTGGAACCGGCAAAACGCTGCTGGCCCGGGCAGTGGCCGGAGAGGCCGGGGTCAACTTTTTCACCATCTCTGCCTCCCAGTTTATCGAGATGTTCGTTGGCGTCGGTGCCAGCCGGGTCAGAGACCTTTTCAGCAGCGCCAAAAAAGGGTCGCCAAGCATCATCTTTATCGACGAGATCGATGCCGTAGGGCGCAGCCGCGGTACAGGGTTCGGCGGCGGCCATGACGAGCGGGAGCAGACGCTTAACCAGCTCCTCTCGGAGATGGACGGTTTTGACCAGCACGAGGAGGTCATTGTGCTGGCAGCCACCAACCGCCCTGACGTGCTTGATCCGGCGCTGCTCCGCCCCGGCCGCTTCGACCGGCATGTGGTGATCGAGCGTCCCGACTGGCGAGACCGGGAAAAGATCTTAAGGGTTCATACCCGTAAGATCACCATGGCTGAAGAGATCGATTACATAACCATTGCCAAGGGAACTCCCGGCATGACCGGCGCCGACCTGGAGAACCTGGTAAACGAGGCAGCCATCCTGGCGTCACGGGAGAATGCCGCAACCGTCACCATGGCCCACCTGGAGCAGGCCAAGGACAAGCTGCTGATGGGGGGCGAGCGGAAAATGGTCATTTCCGACAATGAGAAACGGATCACCGCCTACCATGAGGCTGGACACACCCTGATTGCCAGGCTGCTGCCGGGCACCGACCCGATCCACAAGGTCACCATCATCCCCCACGGCATGGCACTGGGCATCACCCAGCAACTCCCGGAGGACGACCGCTACCATTACCCGCGGAGCTATCTCGAAAAACGGATCTGCGTGGCCCTTGGCGGTCGCTCTGCCGAGCGGCTGGTCTTCGGCGAAGTCTCCACCGGCGCCCAGAGCGACCTGAAAATGGTTACCGACCTGGCCGAGAAAATGGTCTGCCAGTGGGGCATGAGCGAAAAGGTCGGGCCGGTCACCTTCAGCCGCGGTGAAGAGCACCCGTTTCTCGGGCGCAAACTGGCAGAAGAAAAGGGATTTTCTGAAGAGATGGCCTGGAGGATCGACCAGGAGATTACCGCCATTATCCTGCATGAAGAAGAGGCAGCCGATGAGCTACTGAGAGATAACAGGGATCGTCTTGATGTGCTGGCAGCGGCCCTTCAGGAAGAAGAGACCCTGGATAGCGCCCGGGTGGACGAGATTCTGCAGCTTGCCACCGCAGTCAGACCTCGATCCTGA
- a CDS encoding sensor histidine kinase, giving the protein MGNDKDKRNSASAKLRRRASDRLMPHAPEERAPLAEHERQRLVHELHIHQIELEMQNDELRRTQLELQDLNKMLDARISQAVDELRLKDQMLILQDRLAVMGDMINNIAHQWRQPLNTMALLVQQLPLFHDSGKLSKALLDENTAKTMKLIEHMSQTINDFRDFFRSDKEADDFRVHQVIDHTLSLIGESFKELNISIVVERDGEPAIFGYANEYAQVILNLLINARDALVASKADPAWISLRLFTQGGKAIVTVTDNGGGIAEEIMPRLFDPYFTTKGPDKGTGIGLFMSKTIIEKNMDGRLTVRNTDSGAEFRIEV; this is encoded by the coding sequence ATGGGTAACGACAAAGACAAGAGGAACTCAGCCAGTGCAAAGCTGCGCCGCCGTGCTTCAGACCGGCTGATGCCACATGCTCCGGAAGAGAGAGCTCCCTTGGCAGAGCATGAGAGACAGCGTCTCGTCCATGAACTGCATATCCACCAGATCGAACTGGAGATGCAGAATGATGAACTGCGCCGAACCCAGCTGGAGCTTCAGGACCTCAACAAGATGTTGGATGCTCGCATATCTCAGGCCGTAGACGAACTGCGCCTAAAGGACCAGATGCTGATTCTGCAGGACCGTTTGGCGGTCATGGGGGATATGATCAACAATATTGCCCATCAATGGCGCCAGCCGTTGAACACCATGGCGCTCCTGGTCCAACAGTTGCCGCTCTTTCATGATTCCGGCAAACTCAGCAAGGCGCTTCTGGACGAAAATACCGCAAAGACCATGAAGCTGATCGAGCACATGTCGCAAACCATTAATGACTTCAGGGATTTTTTCAGATCAGACAAGGAAGCCGATGACTTCAGGGTTCACCAGGTGATCGATCATACCTTGTCGCTCATTGGTGAGAGCTTCAAGGAACTCAATATCAGCATAGTTGTCGAGAGGGATGGTGAGCCGGCAATTTTCGGCTATGCCAACGAATATGCCCAGGTCATCCTGAATCTGCTGATAAACGCTCGTGATGCGCTGGTTGCAAGCAAAGCAGACCCTGCCTGGATTTCGCTCCGGCTCTTTACGCAAGGCGGTAAAGCGATCGTTACTGTTACCGATAACGGCGGTGGCATTGCCGAAGAGATCATGCCCAGGCTGTTCGATCCCTATTTTACGACCAAGGGCCCGGACAAAGGGACCGGCATCGGCCTGTTCATGTCAAAAACCATCATCGAGAAAAATATGGATGGGCGGCTGACGGTGCGCAATACTGACAGTGGCGCGGAGTTCAGGATCGAGGTCTGA
- a CDS encoding chemotaxis protein CheB, which yields MSRQEGLLFPIVGIGASAGGLEALEQFLRHVPQGNGMAFVIVQHLDPTHKGIMAELLQRTTAMEVLQVKDRMRVKPDCVYVIPPNKDMSILHGVLHLFAPTEPRGLRLPIDFFLRSLAEDRQEAAIGVILSGMGSDGTIGLRAIKEKAGLVLVQEPSSAKFDSMPRSAIDAGLADLVAPVEDLPGKIIDYLRHTLSIAKVDLSLEKDQSGLEKVLILLRSKTGHDFSLYKKTTVYRRIERRMGIHQIVRISSYVRYLQENPQEVELLFKELLIGVTSFFRDPQAWELIRGEAIPAILAARPDGGGLRAWSAGCSTGEEAYSLAIVFKEALEQVKPSVTFSLQIFATDLDQDAIDKARQGIYPVNIAADVSPERLHRYFIKEENGYRVGKEIREMVTFATQNVIMDPPFTKLDIIICRNLLIYLTPELQKKLLPLFHYSLKPGGVLFLGSAETLSTFTDLFAPLNIKSRLFLRRESLLSAEPIAFPSSFVPAMPGVSKELTMMKPAANLQSIADQLLLQHFSPPAVLTSDKGDILYISGRTGKYLEPAAGKANWNIFAMAREGLRFDLGNAFQKAIRQQETITVRGLKVGEGEGAQTVDVTVQAITEPEELRGMVMIVFTDVATPLGKKAPGRARSASAGNARVLELEQELQQLRESLQTTREEMQSSQEELKSTNEELQSTNEELQSTNEELTTSREEMQSLNEELQTVNAEQQSKMDELSRTNNDMRNLLNSTEIVTVFLDNDLHVRRFTTGANKLFKLIPGDVGRPLSDIASDLLYPELCEEARDVLQTLVFSEKQITATDGRWFTVRIMPYRTMADVIGGVVITFSDITGAKKLEAELRDENARLKGLLETGG from the coding sequence ATGTCACGGCAAGAGGGACTGCTTTTTCCCATCGTCGGCATCGGCGCTTCAGCCGGAGGGCTGGAGGCGCTGGAGCAGTTCCTGCGGCATGTGCCGCAAGGAAACGGCATGGCTTTTGTCATTGTCCAGCACCTTGACCCGACCCACAAGGGGATCATGGCCGAACTGCTGCAACGCACCACCGCTATGGAGGTTTTACAGGTAAAAGACCGGATGCGGGTCAAGCCGGACTGCGTCTATGTGATCCCACCCAACAAGGACATGTCCATTCTGCACGGCGTCCTGCATCTTTTTGCGCCAACTGAGCCGCGCGGACTTCGCCTTCCCATAGATTTTTTCCTCCGTTCGCTGGCCGAGGACCGGCAAGAGGCAGCTATCGGCGTTATCCTCTCCGGCATGGGCTCTGACGGCACCATAGGTTTAAGGGCAATCAAGGAAAAGGCTGGCTTGGTGCTGGTCCAGGAGCCCTCCTCAGCCAAGTTCGACAGCATGCCGAGGAGCGCCATTGATGCCGGGTTGGCAGACCTGGTGGCCCCGGTGGAGGATCTGCCCGGCAAGATCATCGACTATCTCCGGCATACCCTCAGCATTGCCAAGGTAGATCTCTCTCTGGAGAAGGATCAGAGTGGCCTGGAGAAAGTGCTCATCCTGCTGCGGTCCAAGACCGGCCACGACTTCTCGCTGTACAAAAAAACCACTGTCTACCGCCGGATCGAGCGGCGCATGGGGATTCACCAGATCGTCCGGATCAGCTCTTATGTCCGCTATCTGCAGGAGAATCCCCAGGAAGTGGAACTCCTCTTCAAGGAGTTGCTGATCGGCGTGACCAGCTTTTTCCGCGACCCGCAAGCATGGGAACTGATCCGGGGTGAGGCGATCCCGGCGATTCTGGCAGCTCGTCCGGACGGCGGAGGGCTGCGGGCCTGGTCTGCAGGCTGCTCCACCGGTGAGGAGGCCTATTCACTGGCCATCGTCTTCAAAGAGGCATTGGAGCAGGTCAAGCCTTCGGTGACGTTCTCGCTGCAGATTTTTGCCACCGACCTGGACCAGGACGCCATCGACAAGGCCCGCCAGGGGATCTACCCGGTCAACATCGCTGCGGACGTATCTCCTGAGCGCCTGCACCGTTATTTTATCAAGGAAGAGAATGGCTATCGGGTCGGCAAGGAGATCCGGGAGATGGTGACTTTTGCCACGCAGAACGTTATCATGGATCCCCCTTTTACCAAGCTCGATATCATTATCTGCCGCAACCTGCTGATTTACCTGACGCCGGAACTGCAGAAGAAGCTGCTGCCGCTCTTTCACTATAGCCTTAAGCCCGGCGGCGTCCTGTTTTTGGGGAGTGCAGAGACTCTCAGCACCTTCACCGATCTCTTTGCTCCGCTGAACATAAAGTCGAGACTCTTCCTGCGGCGCGAATCCCTTCTTTCTGCCGAGCCGATAGCATTCCCTTCCTCATTTGTCCCTGCCATGCCGGGAGTTTCCAAGGAGTTGACGATGATGAAGCCTGCAGCCAATCTCCAATCAATTGCCGATCAGCTGCTTCTGCAGCATTTTTCACCCCCTGCCGTGCTGACCAGCGACAAGGGGGATATCCTCTATATCAGCGGCCGGACCGGTAAATACCTGGAGCCCGCGGCCGGCAAGGCTAACTGGAATATCTTTGCCATGGCTCGCGAAGGGCTCCGCTTTGATCTGGGGAACGCCTTCCAGAAGGCGATCCGCCAACAGGAGACGATCACTGTCAGGGGGCTCAAGGTCGGGGAGGGGGAAGGCGCTCAGACCGTTGATGTCACGGTGCAGGCGATCACTGAGCCGGAGGAGTTGCGGGGGATGGTGATGATTGTCTTCACCGATGTGGCGACGCCTTTGGGAAAGAAGGCACCAGGACGTGCCAGGTCTGCATCTGCCGGCAACGCCCGGGTTCTTGAACTGGAGCAGGAACTACAGCAGCTCCGCGAATCACTGCAGACCACCCGCGAGGAGATGCAATCCTCTCAGGAAGAACTCAAGTCCACCAATGAGGAGCTGCAATCGACCAACGAAGAGCTGCAGTCAACCAATGAGGAATTGACTACCTCAAGGGAAGAGATGCAATCTTTAAACGAAGAGCTGCAGACGGTCAATGCCGAGCAACAGTCAAAGATGGACGAGTTGAGCCGGACGAACAACGACATGAGGAACCTGCTCAACAGTACGGAAATAGTCACGGTGTTTCTGGACAACGACCTCCACGTCCGGCGCTTTACTACCGGGGCAAACAAGCTGTTCAAGCTGATTCCGGGCGATGTGGGGCGGCCGCTGTCCGACATTGCCAGCGACCTGCTGTATCCCGAGTTGTGTGAAGAGGCACGGGATGTCTTGCAAACCCTGGTTTTTTCCGAAAAGCAGATCACTGCTACCGATGGCCGCTGGTTCACGGTGCGCATCATGCCCTACCGCACCATGGCGGATGTCATCGGCGGAGTGGTGATCACCTTTTCCGACATCACCGGCGCCAAGAAGCTGGAAGCGGAGCTGCGCGATGAGAATGCCCGGCTCAAGGGGCTGCTTGAAACCGGGGGGTAG